A segment of the Daphnia pulex isolate KAP4 chromosome 10, ASM2113471v1 genome:
AATGGGTCAGTCCAGGGCCGATTTGGACGCCCTGAGCCTTTGCAGCGGAATGAGCGGGACGCTGAGAGGAGGAGGCGGAAGCATCGCCGGATTGGGTTTTCTCGAATCCGAAACGGATTTCTCTTCGCTGCCGCCGGATGACGGAGTCTTCACTGAACCGCTTTTCCTTCCGCCACCTCCTCCCGTTCGGCTGCAACCGCCACCTCGCGGCGGATCTGCTCGCCCCTCACGTCCGTCTTCACTCCTGGGTAAGTTTAACTAAATTAACTTAGTGCATTCAATTAATGtgataatatttaatttttctatcgACAGGAATCACTCCAGCGCGGGATTTGGAATGGAAACCATCGCCGAGTAACAGTAGCGCTAGTGCGGATTGCATGACGTCACTGGACACTTCGCCTGGATTCAATATATTTCCGTCACTACGCAAAGCCCGTCCCACATCGCTATTGAATCCATTAGATCCTTTGGCGTCATCTGGACCGTCTGCAACGTTGGGAGATTTATCCGCACCGACAAGTCTCTCTTCCGGACAAGATTCCGGCCTACAACCAGgtgagaaattattttttctattttttattttaaacttcaGTTTCtaatttgatgaaattaaaatcGAAATTAGGTGAAGATGATGTGATGCCAGACAGTGCAACTGTATTCCGATTGTGGCGACAGCGGGAATTGGAACAGCAATTAGTTGACAGGTAAATGACGACATAAGAAATCCtcgttttaattcaattctgTACATTACTTATCGAGTGGTATTATGAATTAAGTAGACgatcaaattttgattgtaaAAGAAATACTTGTGAATATTATTAGGTCGGTCGCAAAAAGACGCAGTCCCTCCATCTGATGACTTcgatttctctccccccccacCCCTCCTCTTTCCTATTAAAATATCTTCAATTAGTTTTACTACATTTTGTCCCCCGACACCTTGGCCATCGCCGATCCTTTCACACAATTTCGGCTGTTATATAATCCCgcagttatttcatttttaaacccccaaaaagacCCCCCCAACCCAAATGAAAAGAGGAGCAAAAttgacacacacagagagaatcAAAAAGATCGAAAAATTGATGAGGaaagaggttaggttaggttttCTAGTCGCATGATTATTTGTCCACATGATCCAAAAGCAAATTGCGTGTGTGTGGATTCGTCGTGAATGATTTTCGGTGTTTTAACGAAAAGACGTCCAGTGTTTTTCCAGGCAAAACTAAACGCACGGTTTATCCTTAATCccatcacatttttaaaagttctTTCAAATCACACATTTTTGTTAGActgaatcttttttatttctttcaatcgattaacattttctttgtatttcCCAGGTCCAGTGAGTCAACTGTTTCGTTATCCGCCCGTCGCCGGAGCAGCAAAGAAATTGTGACGCCGGCCGGCCGACACCAGCCAGCGATGGCTACCgagagtagcagcagcacttgTAGTAATAGTAGTAATAGTAGTTCAACCTCAACTTCGACTACTTCAGTCTCCAGCAAACGGAAAAGCAGTTCGGAGATTCCTCGTGACGGAGGCGGCGATGGTGCAGGACcaggcggaggaggaggagcgtCGCCACCGGCTGTTGTAGAGAAACGCCGATCCGGAACTCGAGGTCCGTTTATTCGCATTTCAATGGCGCGGTGATGGGGGCACTACTcgtacaaacacacacaaacaaacaaaacactttttttcaaatgatttttcaaatcaattttcgcggcttttgggaatttttttaaaaattattattttaattatttttcgctAGAAGAATTTGtgagaaaactaaaaagaactACTGCCAACGctaacacacaaacaaatgcAAACGTGTTAATGTGTTAAACTTTGATCGTTTTCATGGGGTTAATACCATTTTTACGGTCGAATTAGATATCAACAAATTTACTACTAAAGTTGTAACAAATAATTCGCCCGATTATATTTCGGGTTggatattaaaacaaaaattaattaacttggtggagagaaaaaattttaaaagccagtgaagttgaagaaaaatttaatatagGCCAATGGGTTGTGAATAATGAATCGCGCAGTTTAATGTGTCCATTTTCTTCGATATTGTTTTCGTGTGTTCGACTTGTTAATTATCGTCAagccaaaaaatattaactgCGAGCGCGTAACATATCCTCCACactacttttttgttgttgttgttgtgtgcgtgtgtggtttgttttgttcgttTAAAGAAGAGATTTAACACCgaaatttttgtcatttctttttttttctctcctgttTTGGGTgtggaaaaaccaaaatttcttcCCTTGTGAATTCATTTCGCGTTTTTTCCGTTGTgtgattgtgtgtgtatcgTTTTTttgtacaagaagaaaaagtggcaagaaaaataacagggttttgttgttgtataccAATGAAATTATTGTGGtgttaccaaaaaaaaaaaaaaggaaaattcattttaaaaaacaaaacacacaacaatttattttctctctctcttccggGTGGCTTCTCATTTTCCTTCCTATCTTTCTTCCGTTCCAGTTGATGGAGgtaaaactattttattttttaaatctctcaCTTATTTCGGCTTTTGGCTTCCGCtttatgtacacacacacgttctTTGATTCATGTAGTTTCTACCTTATAGTCTaatcatcattttaaaaagtttattttgtttttgtttttttacgatttttatttgttttagatgTTGTTGGCGAATCGTTGATGATGTATGGACTTTGCCGCGTCAAAAGCTGCCCCGACATTGTGGATCAAATGAACCAAGATGGTCTACTACCGACCAACATCCATTTGGAATTGGAACTGAATAAAACTAACGGTAAAACTAGCGACAGCCAGCAACAGACTTTGGTCTTGTTGAGAgtggccagcagcagatcACGCCGCGATAGTCAAACGCAACGCTATTCATGCGGAGCCCTGGATGGCAAAGTCTTGGTTACgtcgaataataataacaacagcaaaataataaaagattcgTCGTCCAACCCGTCACCCTCGCCTTCGGGCTGCGGTTCTAGACACAATAGCAATTCCAGTTTGAATTGCAACAGCTTCTCTGTTATCGAAGTGTCATAATAAATTGATAATTATGTAtgtgtaattattttaaacactACTTTATTTTTAGGGTCTGAAATTTTGCTAGTTTTCACTCTTTGCTATGTTGTACACCCCCCACCTAACAGGCTGATATCATTGAtacttttattgattttatacTTGTACCTTCTATTTTAAGTGGTTACACAATGTTGTGCAAtaggttatttttattattgtagtCCACATGAAATGACTTGTTTTCAAAACATGATTATTCTTGTCATTGTGTAAATTATTCTCTTGCCGGAGACATTTTTCATGTGTAAAAGTGGCTAGGcttcatcaaaataaatattggaaaatattactagggaaatttatataaaactaaaaaataataaatagatgTTGAGAATGAAATATTCAAGTGTGGTTGTAGCATCATGTTTTTCTTATCAGTCAGCACATCAAGATTGGATGTACACAAAATCAGTTCCCCGTTAATCAAAGGTAATACACGACAGAACACAAATTGGGAATGCATTCTGACCAATTAATATAGGAAGATTAGTCGTCTCCACTTCCTGCAGCATTTTGGATTAGAGTAATGTTGTCACCTTTCAGCAACACCCGTCCTAAAATAAAACAGCATTTAGAAGACAGAATAATTGTGAGTAAATGAAAACGTCATTACCAATCTGTTTTCTGACATTTGTTTTGACGTAGACTTCCTCTGCATCATCGAGAACAATGTTCATGTACTCATCAAATCCAACAATGTGTCCTTCCATGTGCATGTTGATGTTCTCATAAAGCCAAATGTCTACTCTTGATCTTGTCTGAAGGTATCTGAAAATCAAGTTCtggaaaaagacatttttgacACACGTGCCGGTTAATAAATCTTCGTGCTGAAATCGAAGTGATAGTGGTGAAAACTTACGATGGGTTGAACCATCACTTTCTGGACTTTAGGTGCTCGGGCTGCCATTTATCTTGAATTGATATTTAATTGATTCCACACGggaaaattatcaaatttCTAAATGAGAGTTGTTTGAGTTTACACtttttgttgaagaagaaacgaacaCAGACGCTCAATTGCCAACAACGTTGCCAGATATTTATTTCCTCGTAGGGATTTTccgatatttttcaaaaagacaaGGGCGGCAAAGGCAAGCAGGCAAAGCAGCCAAGCAGCCAAGCCAGAGTAACagaatattactttttttatgctGGCATCCCGTTCCGGTTTGCGAGGTTCCCGTAGGAAAtaatatcaattaaaaatttaaaaaagcaaaagtaaagtaaacatgaaattcaaaattaattacatgAATCTATCGGTATGGTGAATGGGAGGGGGGACGGGCTTCGCCTGCCACCCCCGCCCCCCCCCTCTTGCTTCGTTAATCGCTTAAATTACTGTTATACTTTTACATTAAATAGTATCAATCAAACAAGGCCTATCGGAACATCAAAAAATATCTGTGAATCATAAggggtgcgacttaggtgtggcggaggcttcgccccgccaccccacgtcgcactctCTTTTTAGCTTAAGTAAcagcaaaatttattattttcataagcaatatgaaataaaaaataattagttatAGTTACAGATAAATCTGTAAACAGTTAGAACAAACCAAACCACAACACCCACCCTCTCTTACGCTTCGTTTAAGTTATTTCgatatttttacttgaaatcgtatactaataaaaaataatacatatcgaaatcaattaaaacatatcgaaacattcaaaagttatgtcaAACATTCAAACATTGGGGTGTGACTTAGGTGTGTGCTGTGGCGGAGGCTCTAGGCCGCCTAGAGCCTAGATAGATGCCAGTTAACTTTTACTTTTGGTCGCTAGAGCCTAGATGCCAGTTTCTACGCGCGCAGTTCaaactgtttttcattttcgaggCGCGCAGTTCAAACCGTTTTCCAATTTCTACGCGCGCAgttcaaaattccaaaaagcCATCTATTGGCGAAATTTGAACTAATCCTCCCGTATGCCAAAAAACCTGTAgaattaatatatttttctattactcTGCTGACTGGGCCTGTGGGCTGTGGCCTTGTGGCGTGTGGCCGTTCTGCGCCGATCTGCCGTTCCTTTCCTTACAACAACTGATGCTTGCTGCTTGGAAAAATTCACAGAATCACAGCTAATACTGCTAATACTTTTCATTTAATGTCAACTTTTGGGCTGTTCTCGCCTTGGGATCCACAATGAGTTTCGCTGTTCTGTTCgtggaataatttttttaaaaagaagataagGACATATTCATACGAGGGGTCGAGGGCATTCTCTGACGTAACTATAAAACATACGGTTTTAATTTGCCAAGTGTGTCACTGTGTCACATCTCACCTACAgtatttaattcaaaattggtaaaagtcaattttcaaattttacgtTGGcatgaaaaatgagaaagaaaagaaagtctatttacatttaaattggCATCGCCGCTTCTTCTCACAAATGTTCGTCTGCAgtgcaaaattgaaattgaaactcgTCAAGTCTCGTCAAGTCTCGTCAAGTTACTGAAATTAGGAAGTAGTTAATTAGGGCGCAGTCTTCTCTGTGGGTCTGCCAACTCAGTTCACAGTGTTGTTCAAACCATTTGATTATAGTGAGAGTGAGATTGACGTCGACGTAATCAGAGGAAGTTATCCTGGCAATAGTCTTGGCACTTGGCACCAGATGAAGAAAACACACCACCGACATATTGACAAGGACAATACCAAACGAAATTCATCAAGGTGGAGGCAACAGGTAagaacttttttattatatgcTGCGAATTGTCGACGAGTACACATGTTCCAATAGTGGATGCATTagcaataatttaattaaccaACACGACctgattgaaattgaaattgtattttatcATGTTGGTCTCTCGTTTTTAAGCGACAGTTGCTATTCTTTGTAATCATTTTCATACCGAGCGAATAtccattttatatatttttttaaattcgtattttctaaattaaaaccGAAAAAGTGAAACGCATTTATTAAAGATAAATGAGATACGTAGTAAAAGTTTTATTCTcgtgttgatttgatttaattttgagCTGCGAtagacaaataaatttaaaatgttattttttttgtaaaactttcaatcaaaatgagtttttttcaaattacctTTTTGCTTTTAAAGATAGATACGCCAATTTATGTTCAGTGGTGAACAAGTTTAGTGTGATTGTAActgtgaaaagatttttgaaaattccgATCCGTAGTTGAATTAGAggcgaatgaattttctctcatTCCAAGTCCACCCTCTAATCCCTCTATATTGTAAATTTggcaatcaaatttgattttcttcttgtcgcGTCCACATTTTTacagatagaaaattgaaattggcaTGTGCATTAAAAATGCACAGTTACATCCACTGTTCAATTTTCGTCCAGAAACTCTCACCCCTTCACGAATGAAAGTTGatcgaatttttttcccttccctATTTTTTTAGTACCAAAATTTGGCgtcgaaatttttgttttaattttttttaattcctttttacttttttaaaatatcagcTTAAATTTTTATGCGATTTCAAGCAGTGTCCggcaatcaaattgaaattatttttgtaggGGGGGAGGAGGCTTAGTCAAATTCCCTGCCCTTGATTGTGCAGATAATAAATATCCTTGAATTTTCGTTGAGTCATACAAAACTATAATTTTGTATAGAACTGTGTagaaattttgagaaaattccAATCGGTAACCAAattaaaagcaaataaattttctcccatttctagTCCACCttctattttataaatttggcAATCAAAATCGGTTTTCCCCTTGTCGCGTCCAGAGTTTTGCAAatagaaacttgaaaatttgtttctgcGTTAAAAATGTATAGTTGCATCTACAGTTTAATTTTGGTAATGATATTCCCACTCATTCACGAATGGGAGTCGAACGAATTTCTCCCcttcccttatttttctcatcctGCCACCGTGAgaaggaaataatttaaaatttaatgaaataaaattgaaatagtgaAAAACGTTTTTAAAGATAAACGAGATGTGTAGACGCATCGTTTTCGATTTAATTTCaagcgaaatttaaaaatttaaaaataaattaatttttatatctggcaatcaaaattaGTTTTCCACGTTCCCTGCCCTTGATTTTAGAGATAGAAAAGCCATTTTTCTGGACGAGTGCACAACTGAAATGGTAATTCgtcggtaaaaaaattatttgaaaattccgATCCGTAGTTGAATTAGggacaaatgaattttctctcatttcaaGGCCTCCCGTTTTTTGTCaatctggcaatcaaaattggttttttgaTGGTCACGTCTAGAGTTTTGCAGATAGAATTTTGAAACTTGGTTAGTGTATTAAGTAAGTACAATTTCATCCACAGTTCAATTTTCGTAAAGAAATGCCTACCCCTTAATGAATTGGAAACGAATGAGTTTATTTCCCTTCCCCCTTAAAATTCCCCTCCCCAAATTTTCGCGTCGACGATGATTTTGCGAATTTGGGATGTTGAACCGCAAACTTCAAAGGGAGAcgacaatttcctcctccaacatgaaacccgtgaaatgggtCATGTGGTAACTGCTGTCAAGCAAATGCGAGGAtgaatcataataataagcaATCTGCACCCAGACTTGATCGCCTGTTTTCAAGTTGAGCG
Coding sequences within it:
- the LOC124203841 gene encoding probable small nuclear ribonucleoprotein E — translated: MAARAPKVQKVMVQPINLIFRYLQTRSRVDIWLYENINMHMEGHIVGFDEYMNIVLDDAEEVYVKTNVRKQIGRVLLKGDNITLIQNAAGSGDD